From a region of the Lactuca sativa cultivar Salinas chromosome 4, Lsat_Salinas_v11, whole genome shotgun sequence genome:
- the LOC111907056 gene encoding uncharacterized protein LOC111907056: protein MTVEEVVGRLKAHEERIKGRSEIDEKKVLLTQQEWLEKSKKQGEDESRSSKCSNRSNSSNNRGRGRGRGRGYNNHRGVRRGGNSFQHHDGSHGSSGVQDKSKKGSWKQILTQGNLDDEPALLLTACKEAYDVQEDFLNEEKLNRKLRSAGDESSNTNIWYLDNGASNHMTGQKEKFCELNQSIQGFVKFGDGSKVLIEGKGSIMFKCKNGEYRVLKEVYYIPILFSNIIILG from the exons ATGACAGTGGAGGAGGTGGTTGGAAGATTAAAAGCTCACGAAGAGAGAATTAAAGGTCGTAGTGAAATAGATGAGAAAAAGGTCCTGTTGACTCAACAAGAATGGCTGGAAAAATCCAAGAAGCAAGGAGAAGACGAGTCAAGATCTTCAAAGTGTTCAAACCGGTCCAACTCAAGCAATAATCGAGGTCGAGGAAGAGGACGTGGAAGAGGTTATAATAACCACAGAGGAGTTCGTCGAGGAGGCAACTCCTTCCAACATCATGACGGTAGTCATGGATCATCTGGTGTCCAGGATAAAAGTAAG AAAGGATCTTGGAAGCAAATTTTAACCCAAGGAAATCTTGATGATGAACCAGCCTTATTATTGACTGCATGTAAAGAAGCCTATGATGTTCAAGAAGATTTCTTGAATGAAGAAAAATTGAACCGAAAGTTAAGATCAGCAGGAGATGAATCTAGTAACACAAACATTTGGTACTTGGATAATGGTGCTAGTAACCATATGACAGGTCAAAAGGAGAAGTTCTGTGAATTAAACCAATCCATTCAAGGATTTGTGAAATTTGGTGATGGCTCAAAAGTACTTATAGAAGGAAAAGGCTCGATTATGTTCAAGTGCAAGAATGGGGAATATCGTGTACTAAAGGAGGTTTACTATATCCCAATTTTATTTAGTAATATAATCATCCTAGGTTAA